From a single Sphingobium sp. genomic region:
- a CDS encoding ABC transporter permease subunit has translation MRPALILFALIALVALLVPPLLPYDHVSIDWDSVRVGLFTDGHILGTDDLGRDRLARLLVGTRVTLSVALAAALVALAVGVAWGAIAGWVGGRTDEWMMRIVDGLYALPFMFVVILLMVVFGRSIFLVFLGIGFVEWLTMARVVRGQVIALKQRPFILAAEAAGSPARVTLWRHILPNVAGVAVAYLMLTIPHVVMIESFLSFLGLGVQEPLTSLGILVNEGAEEMDMHPVALLLPGAVLVTIIACLTIAGERFRDRLADAAK, from the coding sequence ATGAGGCCCGCCCTGATCCTTTTTGCGCTGATAGCGCTGGTTGCGTTACTGGTGCCGCCGCTGCTGCCTTATGACCATGTGTCGATTGATTGGGATAGCGTGCGCGTCGGCCTTTTCACCGATGGCCATATTCTCGGTACCGATGATCTTGGCAGAGACCGGCTGGCGCGCCTGCTGGTTGGCACGCGGGTGACGCTCTCGGTGGCGTTGGCCGCCGCGCTGGTCGCCCTTGCGGTTGGCGTTGCCTGGGGCGCGATTGCCGGCTGGGTGGGGGGGCGCACCGACGAATGGATGATGCGCATTGTCGACGGCTTATATGCGCTGCCCTTTATGTTTGTCGTTATCCTGCTGATGGTGGTGTTCGGTCGATCGATCTTCCTCGTCTTTCTGGGCATCGGTTTTGTCGAATGGCTGACCATGGCACGGGTCGTGCGCGGTCAGGTCATCGCGCTCAAGCAACGGCCCTTCATTCTTGCAGCAGAGGCTGCGGGATCGCCCGCGCGCGTCACGCTTTGGCGGCATATCTTGCCCAATGTAGCAGGCGTTGCGGTCGCTTATCTGATGCTCACCATTCCGCATGTGGTGATGATCGAAAGTTTTCTCTCCTTCCTCGGGCTGGGCGTGCAGGAACCGCTGACCTCGCTCGGCATACTCGTCAACGAAGGGGCCGAGGAAATGGATATGCACCCTGTGGCCCTGCTTCTACCCGGTGCCGTGCTGGTGACGATCATCGCCTGCCTGACCATTGCCGGTGAACGATTTCGTGACCGGCTGGCGGATGCAGCGAAATGA
- a CDS encoding GxxExxY protein translates to MNDEIELLATQVIDCAFKTHIDLGPGLMESAYESVLEHRLRRNNLGVERQKPIAVSVDGLTLPDAFKADLLVDGRLLLELKSVEKLTNLHAMQTLTYLRLTNLPLGLLLNFNTELFKHGIKRIMNNHAR, encoded by the coding sequence TTGAATGATGAAATCGAACTGTTGGCGACGCAGGTAATCGATTGCGCGTTTAAGACGCATATCGACCTTGGCCCGGGTTTGATGGAATCTGCATATGAATCTGTCCTGGAGCATCGCCTTCGGCGAAACAATTTGGGCGTCGAGCGCCAGAAGCCCATAGCCGTGTCCGTCGACGGCTTGACCTTACCCGACGCATTCAAGGCTGACTTGCTTGTTGACGGGCGATTATTGCTGGAACTCAAATCCGTCGAAAAGCTGACAAATCTTCATGCCATGCAAACACTGACATATCTGCGTTTAACCAATTTGCCGCTGGGCTTGTTGCTGAACTTCAACACCGAACTGTTCAAACATGGCATCAAACGAATCATGAATAATCATGCGCGCTGA
- a CDS encoding ABC transporter permease subunit, which yields MGRLIARRLLTAIPTLLAIIILSFILMRLAPGGPFDGERPLAPEVRAALEAAYGLDKSLPEQVWLYLTRLVQGDFGPSMVYRDFTVSGLIAEALPVSLMIGGLALLLASLLGISAGLLAALRAGKWQDEGLMLGATLLTALPTFVTGPLLALVFGLWLGWLPVSGQNDGWNWLVLPVVALALPVTGAVAKLARAGLAGEMGADHIRAARARGIAPLTILRRHALRPALVPVASYLGPAAAALLTGAVVIETVFGLPGLGRYFVQGALNRDYPLVLGVVTLYAGLIILFNLFADLLYGWLDPRMRDG from the coding sequence ATGGGAAGATTGATTGCACGGCGGTTGTTGACGGCGATTCCGACGCTGCTTGCGATCATCATCCTGTCCTTCATCCTGATGCGTCTCGCCCCGGGCGGCCCTTTTGATGGGGAGCGCCCGCTGGCACCCGAAGTGCGCGCCGCGCTGGAGGCGGCCTATGGCCTCGACAAAAGCCTGCCCGAACAGGTGTGGCTCTATCTGACACGACTGGTGCAGGGCGATTTCGGACCGAGCATGGTCTATCGTGACTTTACCGTTTCGGGGCTGATTGCAGAGGCGCTGCCGGTCTCGCTGATGATCGGCGGTCTGGCTTTGCTCCTTGCAAGCCTGCTGGGTATTTCAGCCGGGCTTCTGGCTGCACTGCGCGCTGGCAAATGGCAGGATGAGGGGCTGATGCTGGGCGCAACCCTGCTCACAGCCTTGCCGACATTCGTCACTGGGCCGTTGCTGGCGCTGGTCTTCGGGCTCTGGCTTGGCTGGCTGCCAGTGTCGGGGCAGAATGACGGCTGGAACTGGCTGGTGCTGCCCGTCGTCGCGCTTGCCTTGCCGGTGACCGGGGCGGTTGCCAAACTGGCACGTGCGGGTCTGGCGGGCGAGATGGGGGCAGATCATATCCGCGCCGCCCGGGCGCGGGGAATAGCGCCGCTGACGATCTTGCGCCGCCACGCGCTCCGCCCCGCACTGGTGCCGGTTGCCAGCTATCTCGGTCCCGCCGCCGCCGCGCTATTGACAGGCGCTGTGGTGATCGAAACCGTTTTCGGCCTGCCGGGCCTTGGCCGCTATTTCGTGCAAGGCGCATTGAACCGCGACTATCCGCTCGTTCTGGGCGTGGTGACGCTCTACGCCGGGCTGATCATCCTCTTCAATCTGTTCGCCGACCTTCTCTATGGCTGGCTCGATCCAAGGATGCGGGACGGGTGA
- a CDS encoding multidrug efflux SMR transporter, with translation MNAWVFLAFAIVLEIVGTSLLKMSQGFARPWIGAASIVAYSICFWLMAFAITRIPVGVAYAIWSGVGILAIALIGWLAFRQSLSLAQIGFIALILVGVVGLNLSTPAEPKASSPQSSA, from the coding sequence ATGAACGCCTGGGTATTTCTTGCTTTTGCAATTGTGCTGGAAATTGTGGGGACCAGCTTGCTCAAAATGTCGCAGGGTTTTGCGCGCCCATGGATCGGCGCAGCATCGATTGTGGCCTATTCGATCTGTTTCTGGCTGATGGCCTTTGCCATCACCCGCATCCCGGTGGGCGTAGCTTATGCCATCTGGTCAGGCGTCGGCATTTTGGCAATCGCGCTGATCGGCTGGCTGGCGTTCCGGCAAAGCCTGTCGCTTGCGCAGATCGGTTTCATTGCGCTGATCCTTGTCGGCGTGGTCGGGCTGAACCTGTCGACGCCGGCGGAACCTAAAGCGTCATCCCCGCAAAGCAGCGCCTGA
- a CDS encoding epoxide hydrolase, translating to MSINPRPFTIAVDQSDLDDLKARLARTRLPERETVDDWEQGLPLGYAKELLDYWQNLYDWRRCEAELNRWPHYLAEIDGLDIHFIHIRSSRADALPLIMTHGWPGSVLEFIAVIEDLTQPADAAQPAFHLVLPSLPGYGFSGRPDKSGWSVEKTAEAWDRLMRGLGYDRYFAQGGDWGAMVTSAIGAQNKGACAGVHINMPVVIPPPEVLSAPTPFEVASLMRLGWYRDKDNGYAKIQSTRPQTIGYALTDSPVGQMCWIVEKFHGWSDCDGHPENVFSRDHLLDNVMLYWLTATAASSARLYWHSLSAENLPEIHVPTGISSFPKELFRPSRRWAESRYKNILYWNELDNGGHFAAMERPALFVEEIRRCFAGMTL from the coding sequence ATGTCGATCAACCCGCGTCCCTTTACCATTGCCGTTGACCAGTCCGATCTTGATGATCTGAAGGCGCGGCTGGCACGCACCCGCTTGCCCGAAAGGGAAACGGTCGATGATTGGGAGCAGGGGCTGCCGCTTGGCTATGCGAAGGAACTGCTCGACTATTGGCAGAACCTTTATGACTGGCGCCGCTGTGAGGCTGAACTCAACCGTTGGCCGCATTATCTTGCCGAAATTGACGGCCTCGACATCCATTTCATCCATATACGCAGCAGCCGCGCCGATGCCCTGCCGCTGATCATGACGCATGGCTGGCCCGGCTCGGTGCTTGAATTCATCGCCGTCATCGAAGATCTGACCCAGCCGGCAGACGCAGCGCAGCCCGCCTTCCATCTCGTCCTGCCATCGCTGCCCGGCTATGGTTTTTCAGGTCGACCCGATAAAAGCGGATGGTCCGTCGAAAAGACGGCGGAAGCATGGGACAGGCTGATGCGCGGCCTCGGCTATGATCGCTATTTCGCGCAAGGGGGCGATTGGGGCGCGATGGTTACGTCTGCGATTGGCGCCCAGAATAAAGGGGCATGCGCGGGCGTGCATATCAACATGCCCGTGGTCATCCCGCCGCCCGAGGTGCTGTCGGCGCCGACCCCGTTTGAGGTTGCGTCGCTGATGCGGCTCGGCTGGTACCGGGATAAGGACAATGGCTATGCCAAGATACAGAGCACAAGGCCGCAGACCATTGGCTATGCACTCACCGATTCCCCTGTCGGGCAGATGTGCTGGATTGTCGAAAAATTCCATGGCTGGTCCGATTGTGATGGCCATCCCGAAAATGTCTTTTCGCGTGACCATCTGCTCGATAATGTGATGCTTTATTGGTTGACCGCGACCGCGGCATCATCGGCGCGGCTGTACTGGCACAGCCTCAGCGCCGAAAATCTGCCCGAAATCCATGTGCCGACAGGAATTAGCAGCTTTCCCAAGGAACTGTTCCGTCCGTCCCGTCGCTGGGCCGAAAGCCGCTACAAGAATATCCTGTACTGGAACGAACTGGACAATGGCGGCCATTTCGCGGCCATGGAACGCCCTGCGCTGTTTGTGGAAGAGATCAGGCGCTGCTTTGCGGGGATGACGCTTTAG
- a CDS encoding TMEM165/GDT1 family protein: MDGLIAAFLTLLLTETGDRPQLLAAALALRYGRDRPVMLGFALASLANCLLSAYAGSFISGWISEDPVRLFNGLAYLLAGIAMLAWRRPVDTLAGWKTGPFLTAFLGIFILQFGDKGQFIISASAARADHWLFPAIGGWLGSMAAVIPAILLKDRLAKLLPIAKIRIAGGVALCILGLIHALKAWRLI; the protein is encoded by the coding sequence ATGGATGGCCTGATCGCGGCATTTTTGACCTTGCTGCTCACCGAAACCGGTGATCGCCCGCAATTGCTCGCCGCCGCGCTCGCGCTCCGTTACGGGCGCGATCGGCCGGTGATGCTGGGCTTTGCCCTTGCCAGCCTCGCCAATTGCCTGTTGTCGGCCTATGCCGGCTCCTTCATTTCCGGCTGGATCAGCGAAGACCCGGTCCGCCTGTTCAACGGCCTTGCCTATCTGCTTGCCGGAATTGCCATGCTGGCCTGGCGTCGCCCGGTCGATACGCTGGCTGGATGGAAAACAGGGCCGTTCCTGACGGCATTTCTGGGAATCTTCATCCTGCAATTCGGCGATAAGGGGCAGTTCATTATCAGCGCCAGCGCGGCGCGCGCCGATCATTGGTTGTTTCCGGCAATTGGCGGTTGGCTCGGCTCAATGGCGGCGGTGATTCCTGCCATCCTGCTCAAGGACAGGCTCGCGAAATTGTTGCCGATTGCAAAAATCCGCATCGCTGGCGGCGTTGCGCTCTGTATTTTGGGGCTGATCCATGCATTGAAGGCGTGGCGACTGATCTGA
- the rpmG gene encoding 50S ribosomal protein L33, whose amino-acid sequence MAKPATVKIRLVSTADTGFFYVTKKNPRNQTEKLTFRKYDPVVRKHVEFKEAKIK is encoded by the coding sequence ATGGCGAAGCCAGCCACTGTCAAAATCCGTCTCGTCAGCACAGCTGACACCGGCTTTTTCTATGTAACCAAGAAAAACCCCCGGAATCAGACGGAAAAGCTGACTTTCCGCAAATATGACCCCGTCGTGCGCAAGCATGTCGAGTTCAAGGAAGCCAAGATCAAGTAA
- the nhaA gene encoding Na+/H+ antiporter NhaA: MENPIQALKRKPASALRNFINSEAAGGIILMLVAALAMLIANSPLAYDYFHLIHATAGPELTPKLGPMTVHLWINDGLMAIFFMLVGLEIKREFVDGHLSSWNDRLLPMVAAAAGMAVPAGIYLLIAGGEPALVRGWAIPAATDIAFAIGVLALLGSRAPASLKLFLTTVAIVDDMGAVAIIALFYTASLNFTALAAAAAIWIIMLVMGRAGVSRLTPYLILAALLWYATLLSGVHATIAGVLAAFAIPLRRTLAAPDAEDSPLHRLEHALARPVAFLIVPLFGFANAGVSLQGVGLDTLLAPLPLGIAMGLFLGKQIGIFGSVWAVVKLGLAARPRDASWLQVYGVALLCGIGFTMSLFIGGLAFVDPAQGDAVKIGVLMGSIASALCGYTLLRFGAARRQD, translated from the coding sequence ATGGAAAATCCGATCCAGGCCTTAAAGCGCAAGCCCGCCTCGGCACTGCGCAACTTCATCAACAGCGAGGCAGCCGGCGGCATCATCCTGATGCTGGTCGCAGCGCTGGCCATGTTGATCGCCAACTCGCCACTGGCCTATGATTATTTTCATCTGATCCACGCCACCGCCGGCCCGGAACTCACGCCCAAACTGGGGCCGATGACGGTGCATTTGTGGATCAATGACGGGCTGATGGCCATTTTCTTCATGCTCGTCGGGCTGGAAATCAAACGCGAATTTGTCGACGGCCATCTTTCCAGTTGGAATGACCGGTTGCTCCCAATGGTTGCCGCAGCTGCGGGTATGGCGGTGCCGGCGGGCATCTATTTGCTGATTGCAGGCGGAGAGCCTGCGCTGGTCCGGGGCTGGGCCATACCGGCGGCGACCGACATCGCCTTCGCCATCGGCGTTCTCGCGCTGCTCGGAAGCCGCGCGCCGGCATCGCTGAAATTGTTCCTGACGACCGTTGCGATTGTTGATGATATGGGCGCGGTCGCGATTATTGCGTTATTCTATACGGCCAGCTTGAATTTCACCGCGCTGGCCGCCGCAGCTGCAATTTGGATCATCATGCTCGTCATGGGCCGCGCCGGGGTTTCGCGGTTGACGCCCTATCTGATTTTGGCCGCGCTACTTTGGTATGCGACGCTATTGTCCGGCGTTCATGCGACCATTGCAGGCGTGCTTGCCGCCTTTGCAATTCCGTTGCGGCGGACGCTGGCGGCACCTGATGCCGAAGATTCGCCGCTGCACCGGCTGGAACATGCGCTGGCAAGGCCGGTGGCGTTTCTGATCGTGCCCCTGTTCGGTTTTGCCAATGCAGGGGTGTCGCTGCAGGGCGTAGGCCTCGACACATTGCTGGCCCCACTGCCGCTTGGCATCGCTATGGGCCTGTTCCTGGGCAAGCAGATCGGCATTTTTGGAAGCGTGTGGGCCGTCGTGAAACTCGGCCTTGCCGCACGCCCGCGCGATGCCAGCTGGCTGCAGGTTTATGGCGTCGCACTGCTCTGCGGGATTGGCTTTACGATGAGCCTGTTTATCGGCGGGCTGGCCTTTGTCGATCCGGCGCAGGGTGATGCGGTCAAGATTGGTGTCTTGATGGGTTCTATCGCGTCCGCGCTGTGCGGCTATACGCTGCTTCGATTCGGAGCGGCGCGGCGACAGGATTGA
- a CDS encoding helix-turn-helix transcriptional regulator, whose protein sequence is MNERGIAQLTERQKDCLRLVGQGFTSKEIGRELDLSPSTVDNHVASAVQVLNAINRGSAARALAAFEAGQKLPRQPHELVAAHSLSDHSLHREAADSPSKSGSILSLPPVGGQRNDLDGTTRSLRILQVAVVAAAVAIALTIMVAGLFRTFG, encoded by the coding sequence GTGAATGAACGGGGCATCGCACAACTGACCGAACGCCAGAAGGATTGCCTGCGGCTGGTGGGCCAGGGTTTTACATCAAAAGAAATCGGCCGTGAGCTCGACCTTTCACCCTCCACCGTCGACAATCATGTCGCCAGCGCCGTGCAGGTCTTGAACGCCATCAATCGGGGCAGCGCGGCACGCGCGCTGGCGGCCTTCGAGGCTGGGCAAAAATTGCCTAGGCAGCCGCATGAGCTTGTCGCAGCGCATTCTCTATCGGATCACAGCCTCCATCGGGAAGCAGCGGATAGTCCTTCAAAAAGCGGCTCTATCCTCTCGCTTCCGCCGGTTGGAGGACAGCGGAATGACTTAGACGGAACCACACGCAGCTTGCGCATCCTGCAGGTTGCAGTCGTTGCCGCGGCGGTGGCGATAGCGCTGACGATCATGGTCGCAGGGCTGTTTCGCACTTTCGGATAG